One stretch of Micromonospora echinospora DNA includes these proteins:
- a CDS encoding type I polyketide synthase gives MTADLHDTKRKLQTVEARDQEPLAIVSMSCRFPGGVRSPEDLWELVADGRDALTEFPDDRGWDLEALYDPDPNKPGKSYTRIGGFLDGAGDFDPSLFGISPREALAMDPQQRLLLETSWEAVERAGIDPLSLRGSSTGVFVGLSTSNYGMGLPNVPEGVDMYIGTGNTTSVASGRISFTLGLNGPAVTVDTACSSSLVALHLAVNALRRGECDLAIAGGVTVMVTPGVFVVFSRQRGMSVDGRCRAFAAGADGTGWGEGGGVLVVERLADAERNGHPVLAVIRGSALNQDGASNGLTAPNGPSQQRVIRQALANARLGSADVDMVEAHGTGTTLGDPIEAQALIATYGQDRPADRPLWLGSVKSNIGHTQSAAGVAGLVKMVMALRNGVMPETLHIDEPSPHVDWTAGAVSLLTESKPWPELDRPRRGGVSSFGVSGTNAHVILEEYRPRVAEAATVDGGQADGTGAVEPARRPGLVASDVTLWPVSARSRTALGGQAARLADFLRRRGEIDPAAVGWSLATTRSTFDHRAAVVGSTTDELLAGLDALAAGQPAGNLVTGTVTSAGAGPVFVFPGQGAQSARMAAGLVGRTPVFDAKLAECQRALAPYLDVDLVAVLTGDDESWLERVEVVQPVLWAVGIALAAVWRAAGVVPDAVIGHSQGEIGAACVAGILSLEDAAKAVALRSRALTVLRGTGTMASIDLSADAVTERLGEFPGVGVAAVNGPSTVVVSGPPQPVADLVQACQAQGVRARLIPVDYASHSEAVQQVAEQLRADLAGVTPRAGHTRLVSTLTGEWADPLTMGAEHWYDNLRQTVRFDAAVRTAVAAGHTTFVEISPHPVLTMPVTAILDDTGASGHTLGSLRRGDDDATRLLTNLATAYAVGLPVDLADVLAETEVAPLPTYAFDHQRFWLDGSGGPDLETLLSGMSGDPGDAGFWAAVESGDVTALAETIATEETPAHEVLDALLPALPMLTSWRRQRRRQADIDSWRYQDTWKPLTGVANRGMDGTWVVVMPTGDIIEPWQDACVEAIAAAGATLVPVAVSTPDVDRDQFGKLLQEALAAAPGGDATADVAGVVSLLAFDELAHPLYPSVPGGFAATVALFQALGDIGLRAPMWSVTSGAASVGMADLLRAPAQSLVWGFGRVAALEHPQRWGGLVDLPEAVEDRCADLLVAALTTAGDEDQIAVRPSGLLARRLTRVPLGDSQPANPWQPYGTALVTGGTGALGGHAARWLARSGVENIVVVSRRGMAAPGAQQLVDDLTALGAQATVVECDASDRDALAELIEAIPAEYPLTAVVHASAVLDDAMINDIRPEQIERVLQAKVDVAYNLHELTLDHELSAFVMFSSFAGSVASSGVGNYAPSNAFLDALAQHRRGLGLTATSVAWGAWAGGGMADGPLGELLHRHGVPEMTPEAAITALHQAVDHGEAFLTIADIAWERFSVAFTATRPGPLISDLPDVRRLAAAEAMGSVEAGDGPESLRERLAGLPAAERFAVLLGLVRGQVAAVLNYPSADSVDEHRAFRELGFDSVTAVELRNRLGAATAVALPVTLVFDYPTPTTLAEYLYAEVAHDDVVTPNALLDDLDRIAEGLDVVARDEAARVRATVRLQAMLSRLGQDSGGADIGRHLDDATDDELFAMVDKDLGIS, from the coding sequence GTGACAGCCGACCTGCACGACACCAAGCGCAAGCTGCAGACCGTCGAGGCCCGCGACCAGGAGCCGCTGGCCATCGTCTCGATGAGCTGCCGCTTCCCGGGTGGCGTGCGGTCGCCGGAGGACCTGTGGGAGCTTGTCGCCGACGGCCGGGACGCGCTCACCGAGTTCCCGGACGACCGGGGCTGGGACCTGGAGGCGCTCTATGACCCCGACCCGAACAAGCCGGGCAAGAGCTACACCCGCATCGGCGGGTTCCTCGACGGCGCCGGTGACTTCGACCCGTCCCTGTTCGGGATCTCGCCGCGTGAGGCCCTCGCCATGGACCCGCAGCAGCGGCTGCTGCTGGAGACGTCCTGGGAGGCCGTCGAGCGGGCCGGCATCGACCCGCTGTCGCTGCGCGGCAGCTCCACCGGTGTCTTCGTCGGGCTGAGCACCTCGAACTACGGCATGGGTCTGCCGAACGTGCCCGAGGGCGTCGACATGTACATCGGCACCGGCAACACCACGAGCGTGGCGTCCGGCCGGATCTCGTTCACCCTCGGCCTCAACGGCCCGGCCGTCACCGTGGACACCGCCTGCTCCTCCTCGCTGGTGGCCCTGCACCTCGCCGTGAACGCCCTGCGCCGCGGCGAGTGCGACCTGGCCATCGCCGGTGGCGTCACCGTCATGGTCACCCCCGGCGTGTTCGTCGTCTTCTCCCGGCAGCGCGGCATGTCCGTCGACGGCCGGTGCCGGGCCTTCGCGGCCGGCGCGGACGGCACCGGCTGGGGCGAGGGCGGCGGCGTGCTCGTCGTGGAGCGGCTGGCCGACGCCGAACGCAACGGCCACCCGGTCCTCGCCGTGATCCGGGGCAGCGCCCTCAACCAGGACGGCGCCTCCAACGGGCTCACCGCCCCCAACGGCCCCTCTCAGCAGCGGGTCATCCGCCAGGCCCTCGCCAACGCCCGGCTCGGCTCCGCCGACGTCGACATGGTCGAGGCGCACGGCACCGGCACCACCCTCGGCGACCCGATCGAGGCGCAGGCGCTCATCGCCACGTACGGGCAGGACCGCCCGGCCGACCGTCCGCTGTGGCTGGGCTCGGTGAAGTCGAACATCGGCCACACCCAGAGCGCCGCCGGCGTCGCCGGGCTGGTCAAGATGGTGATGGCGCTGCGTAACGGCGTCATGCCGGAGACCCTGCACATCGACGAGCCGTCCCCGCACGTGGACTGGACGGCCGGGGCGGTCTCCCTGCTCACCGAGTCCAAGCCGTGGCCGGAACTGGACCGCCCCCGCCGCGGCGGCGTCTCCTCCTTCGGGGTCAGCGGCACCAACGCCCACGTCATCCTGGAGGAGTACCGCCCGCGCGTCGCCGAGGCGGCGACCGTCGACGGCGGGCAGGCGGACGGGACCGGCGCCGTCGAGCCTGCGCGCCGGCCGGGCCTGGTCGCCTCGGACGTGACCCTCTGGCCGGTGTCGGCCCGGTCGAGGACCGCCCTGGGCGGGCAGGCGGCCCGGCTCGCGGACTTCCTGCGCAGGCGCGGCGAGATCGATCCGGCGGCGGTCGGCTGGTCGCTGGCCACCACCCGCTCGACGTTCGACCACCGTGCCGCCGTCGTCGGGTCGACCACCGACGAGCTGCTGGCCGGGCTGGACGCCCTCGCCGCCGGCCAGCCGGCAGGGAACCTCGTCACCGGTACGGTCACCAGCGCCGGCGCAGGTCCCGTCTTCGTGTTCCCGGGTCAGGGGGCGCAGTCGGCGCGGATGGCGGCCGGGCTCGTCGGTCGTACGCCGGTGTTCGACGCGAAGCTGGCCGAGTGCCAGCGGGCCCTGGCGCCGTACCTCGACGTGGACCTCGTCGCGGTGTTGACCGGTGACGACGAGTCGTGGCTGGAGCGGGTCGAGGTCGTGCAGCCCGTGCTGTGGGCCGTCGGCATCGCCCTGGCGGCCGTGTGGCGCGCGGCGGGCGTCGTCCCGGACGCGGTGATCGGTCACTCCCAGGGCGAGATCGGCGCGGCCTGTGTCGCCGGGATCCTGAGCCTGGAGGACGCCGCGAAGGCAGTGGCGTTGCGGTCGCGGGCGCTGACGGTGCTGCGGGGGACCGGGACGATGGCGTCGATCGACCTGTCGGCCGACGCGGTCACCGAGCGCCTGGGGGAGTTCCCGGGCGTCGGTGTCGCAGCCGTCAACGGGCCGTCCACCGTCGTGGTGTCCGGCCCGCCGCAGCCCGTGGCCGACCTCGTGCAGGCGTGCCAGGCGCAGGGCGTCCGCGCCCGGCTGATCCCCGTGGACTACGCGTCGCACTCCGAGGCCGTGCAGCAGGTGGCCGAGCAGCTCCGCGCGGACCTGGCCGGCGTCACCCCGCGGGCCGGCCACACCCGGCTGGTCTCCACCCTCACGGGCGAGTGGGCCGACCCGCTCACCATGGGTGCGGAGCACTGGTACGACAACCTGCGGCAGACCGTGCGGTTCGACGCCGCCGTCCGTACGGCGGTCGCCGCCGGGCACACCACGTTCGTCGAGATCAGCCCGCACCCGGTGCTGACGATGCCGGTCACCGCGATCCTCGACGACACCGGCGCGAGCGGGCACACCCTGGGCAGCCTGCGCCGGGGCGACGACGACGCGACCCGGCTGCTGACCAACCTCGCCACCGCGTACGCCGTCGGCCTGCCCGTCGACCTGGCGGACGTCCTCGCCGAGACCGAGGTCGCGCCGCTGCCCACGTACGCCTTCGACCACCAGCGGTTCTGGCTCGACGGCAGCGGCGGGCCCGACCTGGAGACCCTGCTGTCGGGCATGAGCGGCGACCCGGGCGACGCGGGCTTCTGGGCCGCCGTCGAGAGCGGGGACGTCACGGCCCTCGCCGAGACCATCGCCACCGAGGAGACCCCGGCACACGAGGTTCTCGACGCGCTGCTGCCGGCCCTGCCGATGCTCACCTCCTGGCGCCGGCAGCGGCGCCGGCAGGCCGACATCGACAGTTGGCGCTACCAGGACACCTGGAAGCCCCTGACCGGCGTCGCCAACCGGGGCATGGACGGCACCTGGGTCGTGGTCATGCCGACCGGCGACATCATCGAGCCCTGGCAGGACGCCTGCGTCGAGGCGATCGCGGCGGCCGGCGCGACGCTCGTGCCGGTGGCCGTCTCCACGCCCGACGTCGACCGCGACCAGTTCGGCAAGCTGCTGCAGGAGGCGCTCGCCGCCGCACCGGGCGGCGACGCCACCGCCGACGTCGCCGGCGTGGTCTCGCTGCTCGCCTTCGACGAGCTGGCCCACCCGCTGTACCCCTCCGTGCCCGGCGGCTTCGCCGCCACCGTCGCGCTCTTCCAGGCCCTCGGCGACATCGGCCTGCGCGCGCCGATGTGGAGCGTCACCTCCGGCGCCGCGTCGGTAGGCATGGCCGACCTGCTGCGCGCCCCGGCGCAGTCGCTGGTCTGGGGCTTCGGCCGGGTCGCCGCGCTGGAGCACCCGCAGCGCTGGGGCGGCCTCGTGGACCTGCCCGAGGCCGTGGAGGACCGCTGTGCCGACCTGCTGGTCGCCGCCCTCACCACCGCCGGGGACGAGGACCAGATCGCGGTACGCCCGAGTGGCCTGCTCGCCCGCCGGCTCACCCGCGTCCCGCTCGGCGACAGTCAGCCCGCCAACCCGTGGCAGCCGTACGGCACGGCGCTCGTCACCGGCGGCACCGGCGCGCTCGGTGGGCACGCCGCCCGCTGGCTGGCCCGCAGCGGTGTGGAGAACATCGTCGTCGTCAGCCGGCGGGGCATGGCCGCGCCCGGCGCGCAGCAACTCGTCGACGACCTCACCGCGCTGGGCGCCCAGGCCACAGTGGTCGAGTGCGACGCCTCCGACCGCGACGCCCTGGCCGAGCTGATCGAGGCGATCCCCGCCGAGTACCCGCTCACCGCGGTCGTGCACGCCTCCGCGGTCCTCGACGACGCCATGATCAACGACATCCGGCCCGAGCAGATCGAACGGGTGCTGCAGGCCAAGGTCGACGTCGCGTACAACCTGCACGAGCTGACCCTCGACCACGAGCTGTCCGCGTTCGTCATGTTCTCGTCCTTCGCCGGCAGCGTGGCCAGCTCCGGCGTCGGCAACTACGCCCCGAGCAACGCGTTCCTCGACGCGCTCGCCCAGCACCGCCGGGGCCTCGGCCTCACCGCCACCTCCGTCGCCTGGGGGGCGTGGGCCGGCGGCGGCATGGCCGACGGGCCGCTCGGCGAGCTGCTGCACCGCCACGGCGTACCCGAGATGACCCCGGAGGCGGCGATCACCGCGCTGCACCAGGCCGTGGACCATGGAGAGGCGTTCCTCACCATCGCCGACATCGCCTGGGAACGGTTCTCCGTCGCGTTCACCGCCACCCGGCCCGGTCCGCTGATCAGCGACCTGCCGGACGTCCGGCGGCTCGCCGCCGCCGAGGCGATGGGCAGCGTGGAGGCTGGCGACGGCCCGGAGTCGTTGCGGGAGCGGCTCGCCGGGCTGCCCGCCGCCGAGCGGTTCGCCGTGCTGCTCGGCCTGGTCCGTGGCCAGGTCGCCGCCGTGCTCAACTACCCGTCCGCCGACTCCGTGGACGAGCATCGGGCGTTCCGGGAGCTGGGCTTCGACTCCGTCACCGCCGTCGAGCTGCGTAACCGGCTCGGCGCGGCCACCGCCGTGGCCCTCCCGGTCACCCTGGTCTTCGACTACCCGACCCCGACGACCCTGGCGGAGTACCTCTACGCCGAGGTCGCCCACGACGACGTGGTCACCCCGAACGCGCTCCTCGACGATCTGGACCGGATCGCCGAGGGCCTCGACGTGGTCGCCCGGGACGAGGCGGCCCGGGTGCGGGCCACCGTACGCCTGCAGGCGATGCTCTCCCGGCTCGGCCAGGACAGCGGTGGCGCCGACATCGGCCGGCACCTCGACGACGCCACCGACGACGAACTGTTCGCGATGGTGGACAAGGACCTCGGCATCTCCTGA